Below is a window of Littorina saxatilis isolate snail1 linkage group LG2, US_GU_Lsax_2.0, whole genome shotgun sequence DNA.
CCATGCGGCAGGGAAAAACAAACGGCCATACACGCACAATTCTCATCCCCGAAAAGGGATGACCCTGGGAACTCAAGCCcaggaacaagaagaagaagaagaagaagaagaagaagaagaagaagaagaagaagaagaagaagaagaagaagaagaagaagaagaagaagaagaagaagaagaagaagaagaagaagaagaagaagaagaagaagaagaagaagaagaagaagaagaagaagaagaagaagaagaagaagaagaagaagaagaagaagaagaagaagaagaagaagaagaagaagaagaagaagaagaagaagaagaagaagaagaagaagaagaagaagaagaagaagaagaagaagaagaagaagaagaagaagaagaagaagaagaagaagaagaagaagaagaagaagaagaagaagaagaagaagaagaagaagaagaagaagaagaagaagaagaagaagaagaagaagaagaagaagaagaagaagaagaagaagaagaagaagaagaagaagaagaagaagaagaagaagaagaagaagaagaagaagaagaagaagaagaagaagaagaagaagaagaagaagaagaagaagaagaagaagaagaagaagaagaagaagaagaagaagaagaagaagaagaagaagaagaagaagaagaagaagaagaagaagaagaagaagaagaagaagaagaagaagaagaagaagaagaagaagaagaagaagaagaagaagaagaagaagaagaagaagaagaagaagaagaagaagaagaagaagaagaagaagaagaagaagaagaagaagaagaagaagaagaagaagaagaagaagaagaagaagaagaagaagaagaagaagaagaagaagaagaagaagaagaagaagaagaagaagaagaagaagaagaagaagaagaagaagaagaagaagaagaagaagaagaagaagaagaagaagaagaagaagaagaagaagaagaagaagaagaagaagaagaagaagaagaagaagaagaagaagaagaagaagaagaagaagaagaagaagaagaagaagaagaagaagaagaagaagaagaagaagaagaagaagaagaagaagaagaagaagaagaagaagaagaagaagaagaagaagaagaagaagaagaagaagaagaagaagaagaagaagaagaagaagaagaagaagaagaagaagaagaagaagaagaagaagaagaagaagaagaagaagaagaagaagaagaagaagaagaagaagaagaagaagaagaagaagaagaagaagaagaagaagaagaagaagaagaagaagaagaagaagaagaagaagaagaagaagaagaagaagaagaagaagaagaagaagaagaagaagaagaagaagaagaagaagaagaagaagaagaagaagaagaagaagaagaagaagaagaagaagaagaagaagaagaagaagaagaagaagaagaagaagaagaagaagaagaagaagaagaagaagaagaagaagaagaagaagaagaagaagaagaagaagaagaagaagaagaagaagaagaagaagaagaagaagaagaagaagaagaagaagaagaagaagaagaagaagaagaagaagaagaagaagaagaagaagaagaagaagaagaagaagaagaagaagaagaagaagaagaagaagaagaagaagaagaagaagaagaagaagaagaagaagaagaagaagaagaagaagaagaagaagaagaagaagaagaagaagaagaagaagaagaagaagaagaagaagaagaagaagaagaagaagaagaagaagaagaagaagaagaagaagaagaagaagaagaagaagaagaagaagaagaagaagaagaagaagaagaagaagaagaagaagaagaagaagaagaagacctgacTGCAGCATTCAATCTGCCAACCGGGCCTTTTTCACTGATGTCTGAAGCAGCACGGCATTCTTCTGATGGTCTTTCTCCAGATTCTGGATCCCATGCAGCAGCACATTCGACAAGTGCGTGTAGACTTTCGAACAGTTAATGTCAATGCTGTTAAAGTTGGCGACTGTTAGAAGAATACTGCCCAGTCTTTTGCGGCAGCAAGCACGGTGACGCGCCTTCTTGACAAAACACAGTCCAAGCCGCACAAGTTCAAACGTCGACACATGGGGAATGGTCAGGGAGCCTCTGGAGACAGTCTCAACAAAGTCTTTGACTTCACTGGTCACAAGTGGTTCTTCATCACTGAATGCCAGGTCACCCCCACACTTGCTTTCCAGCCACCCGGCCACATACGCAGCACTGCTCTCCTCATTGACAGTCAGTGTCACTTCTGCAGTGTATTTATCAATGGAGGCTGCATCTTCTAGCATGACAGGGCCCAGACAGGTGTGCTCCTTTGGCTCGGGCTGCAGTTCAATTGACTTGAGGTACGTGGCGGCATGTCTGGCAAGGCGTTTCTTGCAAGCATAGAAGACGTCCCCTGTGGTCATGAAGGAGTTTGCGCCAGTGGATTGCCTGTACACGGAGAACTCCCCCTCAAGTCGGTCACTTTGGATTTCCCGCAGAAGGACATATTCAAAATGTTCAGATGTCAACAAATATTTGCAGACAGCCGCTAGACCCTGCATGGTCTGCACTAGTGCCTTCTTGGTGTCATGGGTAAGGCACTGGATGCGTGTTGCTCCATGCCCCGAGTCAGCCCCCTGGAAAACTCCCAGGAATGTATCCAGACTTGTAGACCCTGGTTCTTGAACAGCTCGATGGGGATCGTTGAGGCGCCGGTCCTGCCCTTTCCCAGACACATTGACTGTGTTCCACCAGTTGACGACAGTTTGGATGAAAGTGGCAGTCTCATGGCAGCCTTGCAGTGTCAATGCAGCAACAACTTTGTCGTTGAAAACTCTCAGTACATGTTTCACATTCTGTAGCTGAAGTTTTGAAGGGTTGACAGCAGCTTGAGTGAGGGATGTCATCTTGAGAACGCTGTCTTTCTCGGCTTCATACAGTTGCGTGACATCTGTGAAAGACGCCACTGATCGGTTGTCAAAGCTTATCTTTTGGCACTTCTCACTGATCCAATTGTTCCTGATACATTTCAGTAGATGGACAGTGTCAAACAGGAGAAACCAGACACGCCCATTGTCACGTGGATGCTTGGCTGTGGCAAAGACTATCAGTGTCACCGGTACGGTCAAACAGCTTACAATACTGCTGGTTCACCTTGTGATTGTCCGTGATGGAACCTATCACACACCCACCTGACCTCTCAACAGCAGCTGCCGCTTCCTTTACAATCTCAAACTGGAATGCTGCTGTCAGCTTGTGCACAGGTGTCACAGAAATCATTACACTGGGTCCTTTGTGCAACGACTTCATCATAACACACAGCATGGCAGTTGCTCTGCAGTCTGGATTGTTTTTGGCCATACCACTCAGCACCCCGCCAGAAAACGCAACAGTCGGCCTAATCTTCACTTCGTCaaccaaaagaaaaacattcCGTTGCTGAGGCTTATGGCTATGCACTTTCTCAAAAGTTTTTCTCAGTACTTCATCTTGATCAACAGATGCAACAATCGATTGTAGCTTGCGCTTACTTGGCAGGACCAAATACTCCCTCAACTGTTCGTAACTGCACTGGGGGAAAGACTCAATGGCAAAACAATAGTCATTCATCGAAAACTGTTTTTCTGTCAAGAGCTGCAACTGGCGCGTCAAGAAATCcaactttttctcctttttgtTATCTGAACATTCTGAAGACTGACCTTGTAGAAGTGTCACCATCTTTTTCAGCACCTGGTCCAAGGGGATGTCATAGTTGACTGAGATGCGCACAGCTTCATGGAACTGGGAATAGGAGCTGAGACCATTGTTTGGATTCAGGATCTTGCCCAGTGGCACACTGATACCATTTTTGAAAGCACTCAGGGTCAAAGGAGAGCACAGAGTCGCTATGTTGTCAACAATGACGGAAGTATGAGATTCATGAAAGTTTTCTGACATGAAAACACAAACGAACCTGTCACTTGATCTTGAAATTATCACATTCTTGTGCTGTTTCTGCAAGTCTTTCTCGGGATTGAATGAGGCCAGTGAAGAGATGGTATCCTTTTGAAGAAAGTGCCTCAATTGTTTGTTTTCGTCTTTCGCCGGACGAGGTGAAGGTTTGGGCGTGGGCAGGCACGATGTCGGCACATTAAAAACACAAGGAGGGATCGCAGGCCGTGTGGCACCACCAGGCAAtgctaccataggaggattgaGTCCCCAATGTTTTTCACAGATGAAGAACTTCGCTGGgtctaaaacaaaatgttcgCGTGGAGGGAGCACAACCAGCCACTTCAGTCTGTCTCTCAGACTCGTCTCTTGGCAGTCTAAACACACGGCACTTATTCTTCTCGTTGTAATTTCCTTTGCAGTTCACCACACCACACTTATTAGGCATTTTGAAGGCACAGAAACAGCAAAACACTTGGTAAACAAGAATTTTCAACTCAGAATCGCCGCCAGCATGGTAGGCCAATGCACGCTTGTCCGGTTGTAACCTTGCGACAAGGCAACATAGTGCGTACTTTGCACCACCTCAACTGAATTTAAAATGTTCGCTAGGGAAGAATCTAATACATAAATACTCTCAGTGTGATATCTAAAACAATCTTCGATGTGACTAAAGTGTAtacttgttaaaaaaaaccattgtaTTACATTTAAAAAAGTTCTTCCAAACTCCTACGCCGAATTGCGGCTAAAAATAGAACAAGGGGACTGCGGAGCCTGAAGAAAACTGGCCTCCGCTAGCGAAGTCAGGAATCACGCTGTGCACGTCCTTTAGTAGTAGTCCTTGGGTCGAATATAAAGAATGTTTTCCCCATCCGTAAATATAAAagattcggggggggggggtggggggtgtggggtggggggtggtggggttaagggaggggggggggggcgagagtgAACAGAATTTTTTGTGTGAATGGAGGTAGGGGGTGACGAGGGGGAGCAGAAAGAATGgagtgtttttcttctttacaaTGTTGGAAAGTAGATTAGAGACGCATACATTTGAAATGTTTTTGAATTTTATACAAAAGCAGCAGCAGAAAGAAAACCTCTTCAAATGAACCTTAATACAGCCTTAGAACTTTTGAACAACAACAGTTAAGACCCGAATGGCCGATTCTGTTCAAACATACAAATGAAAGAAAGCGCAAAGACCGCACACAAAAAGCACGTGAAAGCATTTTTATAAATTGATTGAAACGTAGATGGTCCTTGTAATTCTTCCCCCTCTTTATCTTGTCCGCATGAGTGGCAGGTTTTGGCGCAAAGTTGAAGGGTGGCCGTTGTAATGAGTGGGGAATTGAGCTACTTAGCTGTATTGAAGTTGCAGTATGGAAAGGGAGTTAATCACATGGCGTGAGCAAGGGGAGCAATTCTGCAAGGGGCGGCCTGTGTTTTTGTGCTCCCCTTGATACTCGTCATTGATCTTTTAATCGTTTTGAATCGTTCGTGTTTTGGTGCACGCCACTGTTTTTGCCgtatgctttttacatttagtcaagttttgaatgaatgttttaacatagagggggaatcaagacgagggtcgtggtgtgtgtgtgtgtgtgtgtgtgtgtgtgtgtgtgtgtgtgtgtgtgtgtgtgtgtgtgtgtgtgtgtgtgtctgtgtgtgtctgtgtgtgtctgtgtctgtgtgtctgtgtgtgtgtagagcgattcagactaaactactggaccgatctttatgaaatttgacatgagagttcctgggaatgatatacccggacgtttttttgatttgtttgataaatgtctttgatgacgtcatatccggctttttgtaaaagttgaggcggcactgtcacactctcatttttcaatcaaatttattgaaattttggcaaagcaatgttcgacaaaggccggactttggtattgcatttcagcttggtggcttaaaaaataattaatgaatttggtcattaaaaatcggaaacttgtcattaaaattatatattttttaaacgatccaaaaacaatttcatcttattcttcgtcattttctgattccaaaaacatatacatatgttatatttggattacaaacaagctctgaaaattaaaaatatgaaaattatgattaaaattaattgtccgaaatcgatttagaaacaatttcatcttattccttgtcggtccctgattccaaaaacatatagatatgatatgtttggattaaaaacaaactcagtacgctaaaaagaatagagatacagaaaagcgtgttatcctactcagcgcgaccattaccgcactattctggcttgtcgatttcactgcctttgccacgagcggtggactgacgaaactacgagtatgcggtcttggtgaaaaaaatgcagtgcgttcagtttcattctgtgagttcgacagcttgactaaatgttgttatttcgccttacgcgacttgttcttctcttTGTTCTTCTTCCAGTCTTTTTCTCGTTCTTCttgctcttgttgttgttgttgttcttcttttttcccgACAAGCAGATGATGATAATTACGACTCTTTaactcacttttatttttattttatgataAGAGGAGGATTGAGGACAGTAGAAGCCATTTTTGTTCGAAATTGCTGGAGACGTTTTGTGGAAGCTGTAGTTTGCAGAGGAAAGAAAATTCGATCGAAGACGATGAATCCCTGTTATTTTTTCCTCCTTTACTTCTAAGCGCTGTGTTATGCGTGAAACAACGGTTCTTTGTCTTTACCCTTTGCCATTTCGTTTTTTAGTGATGGTGATTGAATGGTGCTAGTGTATACTTATACTACCGGCCCTACTCTGCTCTCGCTCTCGCCAACTGAGTATGGGTAGAGGGATATTGCTTTATTTCCTTCGTCAAATTTGCCGCAATGGCCATACATGTGTCGAAAAATGTTCACAAATGTTAAGGCAATCCTTAATGTTCACTTAACGCTACCTTGCAGAAGTTCGGCATCTCTGCCGCCATGACGACAACGTTTCGTGCGATTTGAAATAAATTCGGTGTTTTTCCAATTGCACGCGCCAAACGATATCATATTTGCAACGACGTTCTAACACGAAGTTGGCCCCGAAGTGCTAGGCTGGCTTGAAGCAACTTTTAATTGCTGTCCTGCGAAGACAACTTTTTAACTTGTCATGTGTCCCGACTGGGAATGAAACCCTTGACTACCAATACTTTAATGTGAATTGCACTAACCGCTAGGCCAGCGAGCTGTGTCACATCTTCGTTCAAGAGAAATCGTCATTCGTTCAGCCGCTGCTGCTTCAATTAGGAAAGAGAATCCCAGTCCGAATGGGAGCGGATAGTTAGTGTCATTGTGCATTACCGTTGATCGAAGCAGTTGCTAGGATCGTGGGTTTCCTCTTGCACTTGTCAGGATTTTCTCCTGCCCTGACGTGTGGGCTTTCCCATTGGACCTGGCGGGTTTTCCTCATTTGTAGGGGTTTTCTTTTTTAAGAAATGATTCTTCTGTTACTTGTTTTTGGCTTGATGTGGAAGAAGTAGTCAGTATAGAGGATATGCAGTGTTACACTGTTTGTGCATGACTAGTATGCGGCGTCTTCGTCTAAAGTTGTCAGTCGTGTCGCAGATGACTTGAATGCATTGGTCCAAGTTTACTTAAGAGATATTAATTTCCTTTTAAGGTAACGGGCCTGAGGTGATCGCAGTCAAGCGCACAGCTACACGACTGCTCTTCTGTGATTGCTTTACCGACTGACTTGTAGTCAATATGGttgacagacctgtttaccctttctattttggagtaatttattactattttttttaaaaggacTTTCAAAGCAAATAAATCCTGAATTTGAGTCCAGACTGCGATTGTTCAAATGTGCTTCAAATTGCTTAATTTGGTTTGTGTTGCTAATGTTGGTGTTTGCAACCACTGGCTTACAATTTTGGTCATCAGACTACTATCTTTTGACTTGACCACTTCTCTTGTCaggttttgggagtaaataggtctgggttggttggttgattgaagGTTGGGTAGATCGATGATCGATCACTAGATTATTGATTTGACTGATTGGTTGACTGACGGATTGATTGATTAGTTGATTGAAAAACATATTGACAGTGAGTCGAGAGGACCTTCTGTTCGTGTGTTGGAACCTAATATCGCACAGCAACATTTTTGGTCGTGTGAACGGTTCTCAGCACTAGGAATTCTGATAACCTCCCTGCTTTTTGTTCCATCCA
It encodes the following:
- the LOC138959669 gene encoding uncharacterized protein; the protein is MTSLTQAAVNPSKLQLQNVKHVLRVFNDKVVAALTLQGCHETATFIQTVVNWWNTVNVSGKGQDRRLNDPHRAVQEPGSTSLDTFLGVFQGADSGHGATRIQCLTHDTKKALVQTMQGLAAVCKYLLTSEHFEYVLLREIQSDRLEGEFSVYRQSTGANSFMTTGDVFYACKKRLARHAATYLKSIELQPEPKEHTCLGPVMLEDAASIDKYTAEVTLTVNEESSAAYVAGWLESKCGGDLAFSDEEPLVTSEVKDFVETVSRGSLTIPHVSTFELVRLGLCFVKKARHRACCRKRLGSILLTVANFNSIDINCSKVYTHLSNVLLHGIQNLEKDHQKNAVLLQTSVKKARLAD